The following nucleotide sequence is from Allocatelliglobosispora scoriae.
CATCGAGGTGACAGACCTCAGGGTCAAGTTCGCCACCGAGGACGGCGCGGTGCGCGCCGTGGATGGCGTGACCTTCTCCGTGGAGCGGGGCAAGACCCTGGGCATCGTGGGCGAGTCCGGCTCCGGCAAGAGCGTGACCAGCTTGGCGATCATGGGTCTGCTCAACCGCAAGACCACGACGATGACCGGCGAGGTCAAGGTCGAGGGCCGCAACATCCTCAACCTCGACGAGCCCGAGCTGCGCAAGCTGCGGGGCCGCGACATCTCCATGATCTTCCAGGACGCGCTGACCGCGCTGCACCCGTTCTATACGATCGGCCGGCAGATCGTGGAGGCCTATCGGGTGCACCACGACGTCTCGAAGGCGGAGGCGCGCAAGCGTGCCATCGAGATGCTGGACCGGGTGGGCATCCCGCAGCCGGACAAGCGCTTCAAGCAGTACCCGCACGAGTTCTCCGGCGGTATGCGGCAGCGCGCGATGATCGCGATGTCCCTCGTCAACGACCCGAACCTGCTCATCGCGGACGAGCCGACCACGGCGCTCGACGTGACGGTGCAGGCGCAGATCCTCGACCTGCTCGAGGACCTGCAGCGGGAGTTCAACTCGGCGGTCATCATCATCACCCACGACCTCGGCGTCGTCAGCCAGGTCGCCGACGAGGTGCTGGTGATGTACGGCGGCCGGGTGGCCGAGTACGGCACGGTCGAGCAGGTCATGCGCTCCGCACAGCACCCCTACACGTGGGGCCTGCTCGCCAGCATGCCCTCGCTGCACGGTGACCCGGACGAGGACCTCCGCCCGATCAAGGGCAACCCGCCGAGCCTGCTCAACGTCCCGTCGGGCTGTGTGTTCCACCCGCGTTGCGCGTACGCGATGCTCAACGGCGGTCCGTGCGACATCGAGGTGCCGCAGCGCCTGCCGCTGCGTCTCACCAACGAGCCGAATCACACGGTCGCCTGCCACCTGCCCGAGCGTGAGCGGCAGCAGACGTACAGGGACGAAATCGCATCGGTGGGAGTGGCACAGTGAGTGAGTTGGTCGCGGCGCAGCGCGTCGGTGAGACGCGGTCCACGGCGGAGCCCCTGCTCCGGGTGGAGAACCTCACCAAGCACTTCCCCGTCCGGGGTGGTTTCCTCGGCAACAAGCAGTACGTCCGCGCGGTCGACGGCATCGACTTCGAGGTGCGGGCGGGCGAGTCGCTGGGCCTGGTCGGTGAGTCGGGGTGTGGCAAGTCGACCACCGGCCGGATGCTCGTGCGTCTGCTGGAGCCGACGGCCGGCCGGATCACCTTCGAGGGCCAGGACATCACGCACGCCAAGCGGGGTCAGCTCCGCCGGCTGCGCCAGGACCTGCAGATCATCTTCCAGGACCCCTACTCGTCGTTGAACCCTCGGCACACGGTCGGCAAGATCGTGGCGATGCCGCTGGTCGTCAACAACATCAACCCGCCCGGCGGGGTGAAGAAGCGGGTTCAGGAGCTGCTGGAGCTGGTCGGTCTCAACCCCGAGCACTACAACCGCTTCCCGCACGAGTTCTCCGGCGGCCAGCGCCAGCGCATCGGCATCGCCCGGTCGCTCGCCCTGAAGCCGAAGATGATCATCGCGGACGAGCCGGTCTCCGCGCTCGACGTGTCGATCCAGGCCCAGGTCATCAACCTGCTGCGCGACCTGCAGCGGGAGATGGACCTCGCCTTCGTCTTCATCGCGCACGACCTGGCGGTCGTCCGGCACTTCTCGCACCGGATCGCGGTCATGTACCTCGGCAAGGTCGTCGAGATCGGCGATCGGGAGCAGATCTACACGCGGCCGGCGCACCCGTACACCCGGGCACTGCTCTCGGCCGTGCCGGACGCGACCAAGATCGGCGAGTCGTCGGGCCGGATCCGGCTGCAGGGCGACGTTCCGACGCCGATCAACCCGCCGAGCGGCTGCCGGTTCCGGACCCGCTGCTGGAAGGCGCAGTCGATCTGTGCCGAGCAGGAGCCGCCGCTGACCGTGAAGGCCGGCGGTTCGATCGCGGCTTGCCACTTCCCGGAAGAGCAAGCACCGATCTGAGATTTCACCGAGCGACGCGAGGGAGCCCCGCAAGGCGCGCCTGGGCATGGCACCACACCATAGAAGTCGGGGACGCCCTCACCGAGGGCGTCCCCGACGTCGTTCGTCAGCGCAGCACGGTCCGCAGCGCGGCAAGCTGCTCGTCGAGGCCGGCGCCCGGCGGCACCCGGACCACGGTCGGCGGCAGCACGGCGATCCGGTGCCGGTCGTAGATCTCGGGCTGGTCGGTCGGGTCGCCCAGGTAGCGCTCACCGATCACCGCCGGCAGCTCCGCCCAGTCCAGCTCGGGCTCGATGACGACGCCGCTGCCGAAGGTCTCCGGCCGGTCGCGGACCGCCGCCGCGGCGAGCCACCCGCCGAACCCACGCCCCCGCACGGCCACCCGGCTCAGGTCCAGGTCGGGGTGCTTACCGAGGAGCGCGTGCAGCGCGTCGGCGAGATCGGTCGGGAGCAGATCGATCAACCGGCGGTGGATCACCTTCTCGAAGCTCGGCGCGACGCCGACCGTGCCGCGCGGGTCGATCGCGACCACGATGAAGCCGGCCTGGCACCACCACTGCCGGTCGGCCCAGGCAGCGCGGGTGGCGAGCACCCCCTGCCCGCTGGGCTCCGTGGCGAGATCGACGAGTACGGGCAGCCGCCGCCCGATCAGGTGGTCGGTCGGGTAGAGCACGCCCGTCGGCAGCCGCCGATCCACGACGCGGTCGAAGACCGGTTGCGGACCGGCCACGATCGGCGCGATGGGGGAGAGCTCGCCGATCGCCGTCCCGCGCCGGACGACCGTCCACTGCGTGCCGTCGCGGTCCAGGGCGGCGGTGCCGATGACGACGGTGTCTCCACCGCAGTGCGCCTCGTGCCAGCCCGGGCTCGTGGTGAGCCGCTGGGCGCCCACCCCGGCCCGGCCGACCGCACTGCGTACGCGATAGATGTGCTGCTCAGCCGGGTCGGTACTGGCGGCGATGAGCAGGTCGCCGAGCTCGCCGTCGATGGCGCCGGGTGCCAGCCGGCCGATGACCCGGCGGACGTAGAGCCCGGGCGGCGTGAGCAGGGTGCCGTCGGCGAAGAGGCAGCGGGAGTCGTAGCCGTCGTGGGCGAGTTCGCCGCCGACGAGCACGCGGCCGTCGGCGAGGTGTCTCGGCGTACCGGCGATGGGGCTGACCCAGCGCGGGTCGGAGAGCTCGGCGTGGACCTGGGTCTCCCCGGTGCGGGGGTCGACGGCGAGGACGAGCCCGTGGTTCTGCCCCCGGCGCAGCACGGTGACGAGCGGCGCGCCGTCGGCCCAGCGGAGGTCCACGAGGTAGGGGTAGGTCTCCCGGTCCCAGTGCACGTCGACCCAGCCGCCGTCGAGCTCCAGGAAGTGCAGCGAGACGGTCGCCTCGGCACCGCTCGCCGGGTCCGCGGGCACGACCCGGGTCGCCACGACGGCGGAGGAGTCGGGAGCCCACCACCAGCCGCGTTCGCGGCCGAAGCCCACGGCGGAGGGCTCGGGAACGGCCCAGGCGATGCCGGTCTCCTCCTCGCCCGCGAGCAGGGTGCTCTTCTCCCCGTCGTAGACGTGCAGCGTGCCGCCGACCCGGTAGGCGACGAGGGTGCCCGTCGGGTCGGGTCGCGCCTCGGCGACCGGCCCGTGCAGGGGCAACTCCTCGACCACGCCCGAGAGCAGGTCTATCCGGTAGGCGAGCCCGTCGTCGACGTGGCACGCGACCCTCGCGAGGGGATCGCAGGCGTAGTCGTGCACGCCCATCGCGAGGAGCCTGCTGGCGCCGGTGGTGGCGTCGAAGACGCTGAGTCGCTCGCCGTGGAGGTAGACGACGCGCTCGCCGTCGCTGCTCACGGTGACCCTGCGAGTGGAGTATCCGGTGCTCACCCTTCGGATGCTATGCATCGGATCGTGCGGTTCGTGGTGCTTTCGCGAGATGACGTGCGGTCGGGTACGACCTCGCGGAGTAAGGTGGCCGCGTGGAGAAGCGCAGCATCCTCTTCGTTCATGCCCATCCCGACGACGAAGCCATCGGCACGGGCGCGACCATGGCGCGCTACGCGGCCGAGGGAGCCCACGTCACCCTGGTCACGTGCACGCTCGGCGAGGAGGGCGAGATCCACCTGCCCGCCCTGGCCCAGCTGGAGGCCGCGCAGGCCGACCAGCTCGGCGGCTACCGCCTGGTGGAGCTCGAGCGGGCCTGTGCCGCGCTCGGCGTGACGGATCACCGCTTCCTCGGCGGGGCGGGCCGCTACCGTGACTCCGGCATGATGGGCACCCCGGCCAACGAGCACGCGCGGGCCTTCTGGGGTGCCGACGTCGACGAGGCGGCGGCTCACCTCGTGGCGATCATGCGCGAGGTGAAACCGCAGGTCATGGTCACCTATGACGCCAACGGCTTCTACGGCCACCCCGATCACATCCAGGCTCACCGGGTCGCGATGCGCGCCGCGGAGCTCGCGGGCGAGGACGCGCCGAAGAAGATCTACTGGGGGGCGACGCCGCTCAGCGTCCTCAAGGCGGGCATCGACGCGCTCGGCGAATCGACCGACAACCCGTTCGCCGGGATCACCAACGCCGACGACTTCCCCTTCGGCACGCCCGACCACGAGATCGCCGCGAGCATCGACGGCAACGACCATCACGAGGCGAAGGTCGCGGCGCTGCACGCGCACGCGTCCCAGATCCCGACCACGTCGTGGCTCTTCTCGATCGCGGGCAACTTCGGCACCGAGTTCATGGGCGTCGAATTCTTCACCCTCGCTGCGGGCACCCGGGGGCCGGGCACCGGTCTCTACGGCTGGGAGCAGGATCTCTTTGCCGGACTTGACTGAGCCCACCACCACGACCCGCTCGTTCGAGCCCGCCGCGGAGCTGCTGCTCCGGATCGGCGGGCTCGCCGTGTCGGTGCTGCTCGCCGCCGGGTCGGCGCTGCTGGAGGCGCTCTACACCACCGCGCGGGTCGGCGACTCCCGGGCGCCCTGGTCGCTGCTCGCCGCGATCGCCGGCAACGCCTTCCTCGTGTGGTTCGCCCGGTTCACCGTCGGCCGCCGCTGGGCACCGATCGTCCCGGCCGGGACGTGGACGGTGGTGATGCTTCTCGCGAGCTACCG
It contains:
- a CDS encoding ABC transporter ATP-binding protein, whose translation is MSELVAAQRVGETRSTAEPLLRVENLTKHFPVRGGFLGNKQYVRAVDGIDFEVRAGESLGLVGESGCGKSTTGRMLVRLLEPTAGRITFEGQDITHAKRGQLRRLRQDLQIIFQDPYSSLNPRHTVGKIVAMPLVVNNINPPGGVKKRVQELLELVGLNPEHYNRFPHEFSGGQRQRIGIARSLALKPKMIIADEPVSALDVSIQAQVINLLRDLQREMDLAFVFIAHDLAVVRHFSHRIAVMYLGKVVEIGDREQIYTRPAHPYTRALLSAVPDATKIGESSGRIRLQGDVPTPINPPSGCRFRTRCWKAQSICAEQEPPLTVKAGGSIAACHFPEEQAPI
- a CDS encoding ABC transporter ATP-binding protein; translated protein: MTMTSNTGTPYIEVTDLRVKFATEDGAVRAVDGVTFSVERGKTLGIVGESGSGKSVTSLAIMGLLNRKTTTMTGEVKVEGRNILNLDEPELRKLRGRDISMIFQDALTALHPFYTIGRQIVEAYRVHHDVSKAEARKRAIEMLDRVGIPQPDKRFKQYPHEFSGGMRQRAMIAMSLVNDPNLLIADEPTTALDVTVQAQILDLLEDLQREFNSAVIIITHDLGVVSQVADEVLVMYGGRVAEYGTVEQVMRSAQHPYTWGLLASMPSLHGDPDEDLRPIKGNPPSLLNVPSGCVFHPRCAYAMLNGGPCDIEVPQRLPLRLTNEPNHTVACHLPERERQQTYRDEIASVGVAQ
- the mshB gene encoding N-acetyl-1-D-myo-inositol-2-amino-2-deoxy-alpha-D-glucopyranoside deacetylase, with product MEKRSILFVHAHPDDEAIGTGATMARYAAEGAHVTLVTCTLGEEGEIHLPALAQLEAAQADQLGGYRLVELERACAALGVTDHRFLGGAGRYRDSGMMGTPANEHARAFWGADVDEAAAHLVAIMREVKPQVMVTYDANGFYGHPDHIQAHRVAMRAAELAGEDAPKKIYWGATPLSVLKAGIDALGESTDNPFAGITNADDFPFGTPDHEIAASIDGNDHHEAKVAALHAHASQIPTTSWLFSIAGNFGTEFMGVEFFTLAAGTRGPGTGLYGWEQDLFAGLD
- a CDS encoding prolyl oligopeptidase family serine peptidase, producing the protein MSTGYSTRRVTVSSDGERVVYLHGERLSVFDATTGASRLLAMGVHDYACDPLARVACHVDDGLAYRIDLLSGVVEELPLHGPVAEARPDPTGTLVAYRVGGTLHVYDGEKSTLLAGEEETGIAWAVPEPSAVGFGRERGWWWAPDSSAVVATRVVPADPASGAEATVSLHFLELDGGWVDVHWDRETYPYLVDLRWADGAPLVTVLRRGQNHGLVLAVDPRTGETQVHAELSDPRWVSPIAGTPRHLADGRVLVGGELAHDGYDSRCLFADGTLLTPPGLYVRRVIGRLAPGAIDGELGDLLIAASTDPAEQHIYRVRSAVGRAGVGAQRLTTSPGWHEAHCGGDTVVIGTAALDRDGTQWTVVRRGTAIGELSPIAPIVAGPQPVFDRVVDRRLPTGVLYPTDHLIGRRLPVLVDLATEPSGQGVLATRAAWADRQWWCQAGFIVVAIDPRGTVGVAPSFEKVIHRRLIDLLPTDLADALHALLGKHPDLDLSRVAVRGRGFGGWLAAAAVRDRPETFGSGVVIEPELDWAELPAVIGERYLGDPTDQPEIYDRHRIAVLPPTVVRVPPGAGLDEQLAALRTVLR